From a single Alkalihalophilus pseudofirmus genomic region:
- a CDS encoding HAD family hydrolase encodes MNPYKVVLFDLDGTLSDPKAGITKSVQYALEKMNKAVPDEEELEPFIGPPLHVSFSEYCGFDEWHTQTAINYYRERFKRAGMYENELYEGIPHLLHTLNNQRFKLVVATSKPTVFAEKILTYFAIDHYFELIVGSQLDGSRSSKAEIIQFILDCFPDCELDEFVMIGDREHDLIGANQIGIDSIAVTYGYGSFEELKACHPTYLVESVEEVKEILMGRLNKQERKGDMLDESCPF; translated from the coding sequence ATGAATCCATATAAAGTCGTTTTATTCGATTTAGATGGCACACTGTCAGATCCGAAGGCAGGAATTACTAAATCGGTTCAGTATGCTTTAGAGAAAATGAATAAAGCTGTTCCCGATGAAGAAGAGCTTGAACCATTTATTGGTCCTCCACTACACGTTTCATTTTCGGAATATTGCGGTTTTGACGAGTGGCATACTCAAACCGCAATCAATTATTACAGGGAACGATTTAAGAGAGCGGGGATGTATGAGAATGAGCTGTATGAAGGTATTCCTCACTTATTACATACTTTAAATAATCAGCGGTTTAAATTGGTAGTGGCCACTTCTAAGCCAACCGTTTTTGCTGAAAAGATCCTTACATATTTTGCGATAGATCATTATTTTGAACTCATCGTAGGAAGTCAATTAGATGGTTCAAGATCTTCAAAAGCAGAAATTATTCAATTTATACTGGATTGCTTTCCTGATTGTGAGCTAGACGAATTTGTGATGATCGGTGATAGGGAGCATGATTTGATCGGCGCAAATCAAATAGGCATTGACTCAATTGCTGTAACATATGGCTACGGATCCTTTGAAGAGTTAAAGGCGTGTCATCCTACGTATCTAGTGGAAAGTGTTGAGGAGGTTAAAGAAATTTTAATGGGAAGGCTAAATAAGCAAGAGCGAAAGGGGGATATGCTAGATGAAAGCTGTCCTTTTTGA
- a CDS encoding DUF3953 domain-containing protein: protein MAVAGVSLAGYGIITQNVEYTNYLLIIIGLTLLTTGVIELQKNIKGTTGYLSLFAALFVLIVAIQGALLGS from the coding sequence TTGGCCGTAGCTGGGGTTAGTTTGGCCGGGTACGGAATTATCACTCAAAACGTTGAATATACAAATTATTTACTGATCATTATCGGACTAACACTTCTTACAACAGGTGTAATTGAACTACAAAAAAATATAAAAGGTACTACAGGCTACTTAAGCTTATTTGCGGCATTGTTTGTTTTAATTGTGGCCATTCAAGGGGCTTTGCTAGGTAGCTAG
- a CDS encoding ring-cleaving dioxygenase, producing the protein MKFTNITLLTNNLGELKQFYSEVLELPLLNEDQTSFVIQIGTSAVTFKQADTKENPVYHFAVNIPSNTFQEAKSWLKPRVELNKENGADEVFFESWNAHALYFEDPSGNIVEFIARHELENEVDHRFSIEDLLYISEIGIVVDEVVPFVRKLNEIGIPNWKEDSEALTPTGDEHGLFIIVKEGRRWFFTDKEAHFFPLEVSVEGMGRFFFRKEQGKVINEKEEEE; encoded by the coding sequence ATGAAATTTACTAATATAACATTATTAACAAACAATCTAGGGGAGTTAAAACAATTCTACTCAGAAGTACTTGAACTTCCATTACTGAATGAAGATCAAACTAGCTTTGTTATACAAATAGGCACCAGTGCAGTGACGTTTAAGCAAGCTGATACTAAGGAAAACCCTGTTTATCACTTTGCTGTAAATATTCCTTCAAACACATTTCAAGAAGCAAAGTCTTGGCTGAAACCAAGAGTAGAATTAAATAAAGAGAATGGAGCCGATGAGGTATTTTTTGAGAGCTGGAACGCACATGCACTCTATTTCGAAGATCCATCCGGTAATATTGTAGAATTTATTGCCAGGCATGAATTAGAAAATGAAGTGGATCATCGCTTCTCGATTGAGGACCTTCTTTATATCAGTGAAATCGGAATTGTGGTTGATGAGGTTGTACCGTTTGTAAGGAAGCTGAATGAAATTGGTATCCCAAATTGGAAAGAGGACAGCGAGGCATTAACACCAACAGGGGATGAGCACGGCCTGTTTATTATCGTTAAAGAAGGCAGGCGCTGGTTTTTCACCGATAAAGAAGCGCATTTCTTTCCCTTGGAAGTGAGTGTAGAAGGGATGGGCAGGTTCTTTTTTAGAAAAGAACAAGGTAAAGTTATTAATGAGAAAGAAGAGGAAGAGTAA
- a CDS encoding GNAT family N-acetyltransferase, protein MLESKRCIIRAFQRSDIREIRKLYKSEEVRKYLGGVPQAQTIDASLKEMERPKSGSYYWIIREKQTDEFIGLASLDPHHDGVNIELSYQLLPRWWGRGYATEILQVIIPYALNDLNLSKIVTETQTANIASCRLLEKVGMKKEQILFRFGAEQAIYSLQKKI, encoded by the coding sequence TTGCTCGAATCTAAAAGGTGTATCATACGGGCTTTTCAACGATCAGATATAAGAGAGATAAGAAAGCTTTACAAAAGTGAAGAAGTTCGAAAGTATTTAGGCGGAGTTCCACAAGCTCAAACAATTGATGCGTCTTTAAAAGAAATGGAGCGACCTAAAAGTGGTTCCTATTATTGGATTATCCGAGAAAAACAAACGGACGAGTTTATAGGATTGGCTTCTCTTGATCCTCATCATGATGGGGTAAATATTGAATTATCTTATCAACTGCTACCTCGATGGTGGGGGCGAGGCTATGCTACAGAAATCCTTCAGGTAATTATTCCTTACGCTCTGAATGATCTGAATCTTTCAAAAATAGTTACTGAAACACAAACAGCTAACATCGCATCATGCAGACTGTTAGAAAAAGTAGGAATGAAAAAAGAGCAGATCCTCTTTCGGTTTGGAGCTGAACAAGCGATCTATTCCTTACAGAAAAAGATATGA
- a CDS encoding DUF4181 domain-containing protein, with protein MHTAFIVLIIGAVAILVGFIIVTEYIFKRKWNIPRSKISIFSVERKLVYTAIEIGLFGLLILIFIIMTFFILITESVDLSPFLSLLSSVMFTLFSAVLSTFRAFEEWKENKSQRRYYHDIAAAATFISIATLMGLTHIIYL; from the coding sequence TTGCATACGGCTTTTATTGTCTTGATTATTGGTGCGGTTGCTATATTAGTTGGTTTTATCATCGTAACTGAATATATCTTTAAACGAAAGTGGAATATTCCAAGAAGCAAAATAAGTATTTTTTCCGTAGAAAGAAAATTAGTTTACACTGCAATTGAGATTGGGTTGTTTGGGCTCTTAATATTGATCTTTATAATTATGACATTTTTTATACTTATTACCGAATCTGTAGATTTGTCGCCATTTTTAAGCCTATTAAGTAGTGTAATGTTCACTTTGTTTTCGGCTGTTCTAAGTACATTTCGAGCTTTTGAAGAGTGGAAAGAGAACAAGAGTCAGAGAAGGTATTATCATGATATAGCAGCCGCAGCGACATTTATTTCCATTGCGACGCTTATGGGACTAACGCACATTATCTATCTTTAA
- a CDS encoding YetF domain-containing protein, with protein MMQESLVTIVRAVITFFTILLYSRLIGKQLIGNLTMFDYINGITIGSIAATLATDVSSKALVHWIALTVFLVLTIVLQYIGLKSRFLSKVQDSEPVVLLQRGNMLEKNLAKVRITKDELMLQLRSKNIFSPIEVEVALLEPDGTVSVLPRSQYQPVQRGDLNLPPKPAKLTTELIIDGRIIEQNLEQRKKDKDWLMSQLKLHGISSLEEVSYAAILPNDQFYVDKFDDDVSDDMNISDYKGPY; from the coding sequence ATGATGCAAGAATCTCTCGTTACGATTGTACGAGCAGTTATAACTTTTTTTACGATCCTATTATATTCAAGGTTAATCGGCAAGCAGCTCATAGGAAATCTTACGATGTTTGATTACATAAATGGGATAACAATAGGTTCAATCGCTGCGACTCTCGCAACGGATGTTTCCTCAAAAGCACTTGTCCATTGGATTGCGTTAACCGTATTCCTCGTACTAACGATTGTTTTGCAATACATTGGTTTAAAAAGCCGCTTTCTCTCAAAAGTTCAAGACTCTGAACCTGTTGTGCTTCTGCAGCGTGGGAATATGCTAGAGAAAAACTTAGCGAAAGTAAGGATCACGAAAGATGAATTGATGCTCCAGCTTCGCTCCAAAAATATATTCTCGCCTATAGAAGTGGAAGTAGCGCTGTTAGAACCTGACGGCACGGTGTCTGTTTTACCCAGATCACAGTATCAGCCGGTCCAGAGGGGAGATCTTAATCTTCCGCCAAAACCAGCAAAACTTACAACAGAATTAATTATTGATGGAAGAATCATTGAACAAAATTTAGAACAAAGGAAAAAAGATAAAGACTGGTTAATGAGTCAGTTAAAACTGCACGGGATTTCTTCATTAGAAGAGGTTTCTTATGCGGCGATTCTTCCAAATGATCAATTCTATGTTGATAAGTTTGATGATGACGTTTCAGATGATATGAACATTAGTGACTATAAGGGACCTTATTAA
- a CDS encoding TIGR04104 family putative zinc finger protein — translation MKLPACWNCKKQFSYGKLLLLWGGSTVCPRCGETNYLTAESRKKGAWYTPILIILMVIGLNMFDIGFPGIILYGLIFLLIGLSLSPFTFHFTDEQEPLF, via the coding sequence TTGAAATTACCTGCATGCTGGAACTGCAAAAAACAGTTTAGCTACGGAAAGCTCTTGCTATTATGGGGAGGAAGTACTGTCTGCCCACGCTGCGGAGAAACGAATTATTTAACCGCGGAATCAAGAAAAAAAGGCGCTTGGTATACGCCTATTCTAATCATCCTCATGGTTATTGGCTTAAATATGTTTGACATAGGATTTCCTGGGATTATTCTTTACGGCCTCATCTTCTTATTAATAGGATTATCACTCAGCCCATTTACGTTTCATTTTACAGATGAACAAGAGCCGTTGTTTTAG
- a CDS encoding GNAT family N-acetyltransferase, whose translation MKQKKSVFPVLETKRLKLREVTHDDAADMLNYMSDPEVVRHIGLERFKSLEDAKSEISWYHTIHKEGSGMRWGITLKGKDQLIGSCGFLNRAKKHFRAEIGTELSREYWGTGIASEAFQAVISTGFNHMQLERIEALIEPLNIASQRLAEKQGFVKEGLLRKYEYTQGKFDDLYMYSLLKEEWG comes from the coding sequence ATGAAGCAAAAAAAGAGCGTCTTTCCTGTGCTTGAAACAAAACGATTGAAGCTGCGTGAAGTTACGCATGATGATGCAGCTGATATGTTGAACTATATGTCTGATCCTGAAGTAGTAAGGCATATCGGCTTAGAGCGGTTTAAATCTCTAGAAGATGCCAAAAGTGAAATTAGTTGGTATCATACGATCCATAAAGAAGGTTCAGGAATGAGATGGGGCATCACCTTGAAAGGAAAAGATCAACTAATTGGAAGCTGCGGGTTTCTTAACAGAGCAAAAAAGCATTTTCGAGCAGAAATTGGAACGGAGCTTAGCAGGGAGTATTGGGGGACAGGGATAGCAAGTGAGGCATTTCAAGCTGTAATTAGCACAGGCTTTAATCACATGCAGCTTGAAAGAATTGAGGCATTGATTGAACCGCTCAATATTGCTTCGCAGCGATTAGCAGAAAAACAGGGGTTTGTTAAAGAAGGCCTTCTACGAAAATATGAATACACTCAAGGGAAATTTGATGATTTGTATATGTATTCATTGTTGAAAGAAGAGTGGGGTTAA
- a CDS encoding DUF4363 family protein, translated as MRKFLLYAIPILFMIVSFSIMISGMWLKEPLGEDDHLLSYIQNVEENVKAENWEQADQEHQKAQHAWRKISKRVQYSVERDDMMAITEVLSRIEGGIKAKDEPTIMPDIYYFYGIWKDLG; from the coding sequence GTGAGAAAGTTTCTATTGTATGCCATTCCTATTCTTTTTATGATCGTATCTTTTTCCATTATGATCAGCGGCATGTGGTTAAAGGAGCCTCTTGGCGAAGATGATCATCTTCTCTCCTACATTCAAAACGTTGAAGAAAATGTGAAAGCAGAAAATTGGGAGCAAGCAGATCAAGAGCATCAAAAAGCACAACATGCTTGGAGGAAAATATCCAAACGAGTTCAATATAGCGTAGAACGTGATGATATGATGGCTATCACAGAGGTCTTATCTCGAATTGAAGGAGGGATTAAAGCAAAAGATGAACCGACTATTATGCCAGACATTTATTATTTTTATGGGATATGGAAAGATCTCGGATAA
- a CDS encoding GNAT family N-acetyltransferase has product MVSHELLVEETINQLTKQIDKEQNLLFYSYLTQRRDSAFFIGQYVEGHLTAVLGYLSDFPFPAFSFYCGNVNEVYLPELMSFTREITGLDHKAICGTILGAKELELFEAHNLLKNPPQTFLSMKHVDESNLLDSSMSKRVIEEDFQNVTRFLHEGGMKFFMSEELIRCPFYGVKEENQFIAAGGFHFYDRSYVELGNIYTHPKYRGRGLGKKLTSELTHLGIELTSDIYLGVLGDNLPAIRLYKDLGYETAAQVSIVDFSLA; this is encoded by the coding sequence ATGGTATCACATGAGCTGCTTGTAGAAGAAACGATTAATCAATTGACAAAACAAATAGATAAAGAGCAAAACCTGCTTTTCTACAGTTATTTAACACAGCGAAGAGATAGTGCATTCTTTATTGGTCAATATGTCGAGGGGCATTTGACAGCTGTTTTAGGCTACTTAAGTGACTTCCCATTCCCTGCTTTTTCATTTTACTGTGGCAATGTAAACGAAGTCTATTTACCAGAGCTGATGAGTTTCACAAGAGAGATCACAGGGTTAGATCATAAGGCTATCTGTGGAACCATCCTTGGCGCAAAGGAACTTGAACTCTTTGAAGCTCATAATCTCCTTAAAAATCCACCACAGACTTTTCTGTCAATGAAACATGTAGACGAGTCTAACCTATTGGACTCTAGTATGAGTAAACGTGTGATTGAAGAGGACTTCCAAAATGTAACTAGGTTTTTACATGAGGGAGGGATGAAGTTCTTTATGAGCGAGGAATTAATTCGCTGTCCGTTTTATGGTGTGAAAGAAGAAAATCAATTCATTGCAGCCGGGGGATTTCATTTCTATGACCGATCATATGTCGAGCTCGGAAATATATATACGCATCCAAAGTACAGAGGCAGAGGTCTAGGCAAGAAGCTGACAAGTGAGTTAACGCATCTAGGTATAGAGTTAACCTCTGATATTTATCTAGGTGTGTTGGGAGATAATCTTCCAGCTATACGGTTATATAAAGATTTAGGCTATGAGACGGCTGCACAGGTATCCATTGTTGATTTTAGCTTAGCTTAA
- a CDS encoding DUF1572 family protein, with protein MNISEEYIRVITARFNNVKELGDKTIEQLSDEELLWSFNDDSNSIAVIIKHVSGNMISRWTDFMTSDGEKEWRNRDEEFKIAAYSKAELIEYWDNGWRVMLNSLTSLKEEDLLKKVYIRGEGHLVIEAIERQLAHYSYHVGQIVYIAKQIKGSGWSSLSIPKGKSVEFKSELMEKHRDQ; from the coding sequence ATGAATATTAGTGAAGAATACATAAGAGTAATCACAGCTCGATTTAACAATGTAAAAGAGCTTGGTGACAAAACGATTGAGCAATTATCTGATGAAGAGCTGTTATGGTCGTTTAACGATGATTCAAATAGTATAGCAGTAATCATCAAGCATGTTAGTGGAAATATGATTTCAAGATGGACTGACTTTATGACTTCAGATGGAGAAAAGGAATGGCGTAACCGCGATGAAGAATTTAAAATCGCTGCCTATTCAAAAGCTGAGTTGATCGAATATTGGGATAATGGCTGGAGAGTAATGCTCAATTCACTTACTAGTTTAAAAGAAGAAGATTTGTTAAAGAAGGTATACATCCGCGGAGAAGGTCATCTTGTAATAGAAGCAATCGAAAGGCAGCTAGCTCATTATTCCTATCACGTAGGGCAAATCGTATACATAGCCAAACAAATTAAGGGAAGCGGTTGGAGCAGCCTGAGTATTCCAAAAGGAAAATCAGTAGAGTTTAAGAGTGAACTGATGGAAAAACACCGAGATCAATAA
- a CDS encoding DUF4064 domain-containing protein, whose amino-acid sequence MNKKHMMIRFISVISLGLLVGGTVFLLSIGPLEQHQGIRSVVIDLYQMDPKVQRDTLSGTLQIQPDEFATDTLQYINQYMYLPIGALILSAVLTVVSLFILNKNSKMSGSLFMFAAAASCFTVIPPIMQVISGSLLLKGENGGRELKAESR is encoded by the coding sequence ATGAATAAGAAACACATGATGATCCGTTTTATCTCAGTAATTTCGTTAGGATTGTTAGTTGGTGGAACCGTTTTTTTGCTTTCAATCGGACCGTTAGAACAACATCAAGGTATACGTTCTGTGGTGATTGACTTGTATCAGATGGATCCTAAAGTTCAGCGTGATACCTTATCCGGGACCTTGCAAATCCAGCCAGATGAATTTGCAACAGATACTTTGCAATACATAAATCAATATATGTACCTGCCGATTGGAGCCCTTATTCTTTCTGCAGTCTTAACTGTAGTGAGCTTATTCATATTAAATAAAAACAGCAAAATGTCTGGCAGTCTCTTTATGTTTGCAGCGGCTGCATCCTGCTTTACTGTCATTCCACCGATCATGCAGGTGATTTCAGGATCACTGCTTTTAAAAGGAGAAAACGGGGGAAGGGAATTAAAGGCTGAGTCTAGATGA
- a CDS encoding AAA family ATPase, whose protein sequence is MFLKRITLLREEISSFTAFPFTVPAIKNLDEIELDKNVTFFVGENGSGKSTLLEAIADKCEFNTAGGGRNNLYEAHASESALGEYIRLSWMPKTTNGFFLRAESFYHFATHIDEVDTTGFQAYGGRSLHEQSHGESFLSLFLNRFNGKAIYLLDEPEAALSPQRQLTFLRIIHDLASTGNAQFIIATHSPILLGYPGADIFSFDQDRMERVEYETTDHYLITKSFLQNRERMLEELFKEDS, encoded by the coding sequence ATGTTTCTAAAAAGAATAACCCTTCTTCGTGAAGAGATCTCATCTTTCACAGCTTTTCCTTTTACAGTTCCTGCTATTAAGAATCTTGACGAGATAGAGTTAGACAAGAATGTGACGTTCTTTGTTGGTGAAAATGGGTCTGGTAAATCGACGTTACTCGAAGCGATTGCGGATAAATGTGAATTTAATACAGCAGGCGGAGGCAGGAATAATCTCTATGAGGCGCATGCTTCAGAGTCTGCGCTCGGGGAGTATATCAGGCTGTCTTGGATGCCGAAAACGACGAACGGCTTTTTTCTTCGGGCAGAATCTTTTTATCATTTTGCTACTCATATTGATGAAGTAGATACGACGGGTTTTCAAGCATATGGAGGCAGGTCTCTTCATGAGCAATCACACGGGGAATCATTCTTATCTTTATTTTTAAATCGTTTTAATGGGAAAGCGATTTATTTACTTGATGAGCCCGAGGCAGCATTGTCGCCGCAACGACAGCTGACATTTTTGAGAATCATTCATGACTTAGCTTCAACAGGAAACGCTCAATTCATTATCGCCACTCATTCACCTATTTTATTAGGATATCCGGGAGCTGACATCTTTAGCTTTGATCAAGATCGAATGGAAAGAGTAGAGTATGAGACGACTGATCATTATCTCATCACGAAATCATTTTTGCAAAATAGAGAACGTATGCTAGAAGAGCTTTTTAAAGAAGATTCATAA
- a CDS encoding FMN-binding negative transcriptional regulator — protein MYIPKAFKLNDQAVIEKIINENGFATLFSQRNGRPAATHLPLMLDRESHYLYGHFARPNSQWKDIEGQTVLAVFQGPHSYISPTWYETETAVPTWNYLSVHVYGSVELIDEEKSTLASLRQLIDKYEGLDSTYNLNEVDADYIDGLRKGIQAFRIRITEIEGKAKLSQNHPKERQERVAKQLAKSEHTNDKLIAEWMMAQSKNND, from the coding sequence ATGTATATCCCAAAAGCTTTTAAGCTGAATGATCAAGCCGTAATAGAGAAAATTATAAACGAGAATGGCTTTGCCACCCTGTTCAGCCAGCGTAACGGAAGACCTGCTGCCACACATTTACCGCTGATGCTAGATCGTGAAAGTCATTATTTATACGGTCATTTCGCACGTCCTAACTCACAATGGAAGGACATTGAAGGTCAAACGGTGCTCGCGGTATTCCAAGGTCCGCATAGTTATATTTCACCAACTTGGTATGAAACAGAAACAGCTGTTCCAACGTGGAATTACCTATCTGTCCATGTGTATGGCAGCGTAGAATTAATCGATGAAGAAAAGAGTACGCTGGCATCTCTTCGTCAATTGATAGATAAATATGAAGGCCTTGATAGTACATACAATCTTAATGAAGTTGATGCTGATTATATAGATGGACTAAGAAAAGGAATCCAAGCGTTCCGTATCAGAATCACAGAAATAGAGGGAAAAGCCAAACTGAGTCAAAATCATCCAAAAGAACGCCAAGAGCGGGTAGCTAAACAATTAGCGAAAAGTGAGCATACCAATGATAAGCTGATTGCTGAGTGGATGATGGCACAATCTAAAAATAATGATTAG
- a CDS encoding cytochrome c biogenesis CcdA family protein, with product MEEITIYLAFAAGVLAFLSPCTLPLYPSFISYITGVSVHELKTNKKLWKITLAHSSLFCVGFSIIYYVLGFSASLFGRLFIENQMLIQQLGGIFLVLVGLFLVGVIEPKLLMSEWRIKYRPKKVSYINTFLIGLIFSAGWTACIGPIFSAIMYSSVANPAGAFVNVTAFSLGFSVPFIAMGFAIGKVRFLTKYSAVLMKIGGVIMIILGVTIFFNKMYYVNIWGNRIQQFFSGLF from the coding sequence ATGGAAGAGATTACGATTTATTTAGCTTTTGCAGCAGGGGTCTTAGCCTTTCTATCGCCCTGTACACTGCCTTTATATCCATCTTTTATATCTTATATCACCGGAGTCTCGGTGCACGAATTGAAAACAAATAAGAAACTTTGGAAAATCACCCTTGCGCACTCAAGTTTGTTTTGCGTAGGATTTTCAATCATTTATTATGTGCTTGGCTTCTCAGCAAGTCTGTTTGGCAGGCTGTTTATTGAAAATCAAATGTTAATCCAGCAGCTCGGTGGTATTTTTCTTGTATTAGTAGGGCTTTTTTTAGTTGGAGTGATCGAGCCAAAATTGCTGATGTCTGAATGGAGAATAAAGTATCGTCCTAAAAAAGTCTCCTACATCAATACCTTTTTAATCGGATTGATCTTTTCAGCTGGATGGACGGCATGTATTGGGCCGATCTTCAGTGCAATTATGTACTCATCTGTTGCGAACCCCGCAGGTGCATTTGTCAATGTAACGGCCTTTTCCCTCGGCTTTTCTGTTCCTTTTATAGCGATGGGTTTTGCAATTGGAAAAGTACGTTTTTTAACTAAATACTCAGCCGTCCTGATGAAAATTGGCGGCGTAATCATGATTATATTAGGTGTGACGATTTTCTTTAATAAGATGTATTACGTAAATATCTGGGGCAACCGAATTCAACAGTTTTTCAGCGGTTTGTTTTAA
- a CDS encoding aminoglycoside phosphotransferase family protein has product MILETPIASGNTAEIYLIDGRIIKIFKDHLPPAEAAYEANKQRRAYEAGLFVPEVFDVTRINQKQAIVMEYIKGKAMGELLMENMELAEDYINLSIDVQQRIHSVNTVNLESMEAKLVRKIKAANQLHQEKRSYLLQKLSMMNYEKKLCHGDFHLFNLIVTEDDRVSIIDWVDASSGDILADVCRTYLLYQPFSERLAELYLQLYCQKSGLAKEDILRWIPILSAARLTENVSAAEAEWLIKCIEYHINLE; this is encoded by the coding sequence GTGATATTAGAGACACCGATTGCAAGTGGTAATACAGCAGAGATCTATCTGATAGATGGAAGGATCATAAAGATTTTCAAGGATCACTTGCCGCCTGCAGAAGCAGCTTATGAAGCAAATAAGCAAAGGCGTGCTTACGAGGCGGGGCTCTTTGTTCCTGAAGTGTTTGATGTTACCCGGATTAATCAGAAGCAAGCTATTGTGATGGAGTATATAAAAGGTAAAGCAATGGGTGAGCTGCTAATGGAGAATATGGAGCTTGCAGAAGACTATATCAACCTCTCAATAGATGTCCAACAGAGGATACATAGTGTGAATACGGTTAATCTTGAGTCAATGGAAGCGAAATTAGTTAGGAAAATAAAAGCAGCTAATCAATTACATCAGGAAAAAAGATCTTATCTGCTTCAAAAACTATCAATGATGAACTATGAAAAGAAACTATGTCACGGAGATTTTCATTTATTTAACTTAATAGTCACAGAGGATGATCGTGTTTCAATCATTGATTGGGTAGATGCAAGTTCTGGAGACATCCTGGCTGACGTTTGCAGAACCTACTTATTATATCAACCTTTCTCTGAAAGATTAGCGGAATTGTACCTGCAGCTGTATTGTCAAAAAAGCGGGTTAGCTAAGGAGGATATATTAAGATGGATTCCGATTCTTTCCGCTGCAAGGCTGACTGAAAATGTCTCAGCTGCAGAAGCTGAATGGCTAATAAAATGCATTGAATATCATATTAACCTAGAGTAA